One Nitrospirota bacterium DNA segment encodes these proteins:
- a CDS encoding IS110 family transposase yields the protein MIYVGLDVSGKSLVAYAVNERKQRVFAGEQPASRAGLRALLRHVGVGAKLVAFEAGNQMKWIAETLKKLTDVQVHVVHPNEVKWITESRGKTDRVDAKKLAELARTGLLPRAVHVVAGVTRELREVASARQQLQSKRVALLNTLRGYVRQEGYRLPAKFFASPTWRTQLERLPLSAPLKLIIETFRASLEALTAAERQLTDRLRAIRDPRCALVETIPALGPLSARVLVGALDEARRFDDQKAVANYGALTPTIYQSGEVRQLGRINRDGRLEVRRVLLQCAHTLVRMKSHGAKPLQQFFARVARRRGQKIALIALARKLLTTAYGVLKSGQPYDPAKLLAAAR from the coding sequence ATGATCTACGTCGGATTGGATGTCAGTGGCAAGAGTCTGGTGGCTTATGCGGTCAATGAACGGAAGCAGCGCGTGTTCGCAGGGGAGCAGCCGGCCTCCCGGGCGGGGCTCCGGGCGCTGCTGCGGCACGTGGGGGTCGGCGCCAAGCTGGTCGCCTTCGAGGCGGGCAATCAGATGAAGTGGATCGCGGAGACCTTGAAGAAGCTGACGGACGTCCAGGTTCATGTGGTGCATCCGAACGAGGTGAAGTGGATCACCGAGAGTCGGGGGAAGACGGATCGGGTGGATGCGAAGAAACTGGCCGAGCTGGCGCGGACGGGGTTGCTGCCGCGGGCCGTGCATGTGGTGGCGGGCGTGACCCGAGAGCTGCGGGAGGTGGCCAGTGCCCGGCAGCAGTTGCAGAGCAAGCGGGTCGCCTTGCTCAACACCCTGCGCGGGTATGTGCGGCAAGAGGGGTATCGGCTGCCGGCCAAGTTCTTCGCGAGTCCGACCTGGCGGACGCAGCTCGAGCGGCTGCCGCTCAGTGCCCCGCTGAAGCTGATCATCGAGACCTTCCGCGCGAGCCTTGAGGCGCTGACGGCGGCGGAGCGGCAACTCACCGACCGGCTGCGGGCCATTCGGGATCCCCGCTGTGCACTGGTGGAGACCATTCCGGCCTTGGGCCCGTTGTCCGCCCGTGTGCTGGTGGGGGCGCTCGACGAGGCGCGTCGGTTTGATGATCAGAAGGCCGTGGCGAACTATGGGGCGCTCACACCGACGATCTACCAGAGTGGGGAGGTGCGGCAGTTGGGGCGGATCAACCGGGACGGGCGGCTGGAGGTGCGACGGGTGCTCTTGCAGTGTGCCCACACGCTGGTGCGGATGAAGAGTCACGGGGCGAAGCCGCTGCAGCAGTTCTTTGCCCGTGTTGCCCGGCGACGGGGCCAGAAGATCGCCCTTATCGCCCTGGCCCGGAAGTTGTTGACGACGGCCTACGGGGTCTTGAAGTCGGGGCAGCCCTACGACCCGGCCAAGCTCCTGGCGGCCGCGCGCTAG
- a CDS encoding PKD domain-containing protein encodes MMLLRTLRQAGCLGLVGLGLCLAVGLSSDAWADTVNAPITSWTWPSESMVYDASTGRLTLAFSQEPTRQTDLLPDTLSDAALVASPGGQTVWRLMNMTGRVVSSASATADFGGAGCRGGYWQRAVVAMDGRIWIPCDSRVMFGTVDGQVQQVSLPDLGYAPFFGFVYTQNQFLYGLTRGPVPGCSDVKALCLTTIDTSNNGFALSKWNEAYLPNTFGDSTISGYDVSRAYFLSPGSGFVQVYLNGPNRHAWLRYASSNPAPWAPWNPDFNPVSEVPRSIFLVGAYPWVVTDTAIHIMDPGGVSSLKTLALPTGVSVQTAGLARNNVVWVAASSGELLLYSASDGQERLLGRSNVLSVGNQVSSITPAPGDDAAVLVAPATCASGSGRCVANMTAASRYASKGVAAISPVYTGPTIYKVLSRLSPVAYQAAGTDVRWALSFDRGVTWRVYQNGGWQQLPSMTAVETAGMSTQTLSELTRTSLGQFADRPFQAAVALLASPDQSAAPQLASLSAEFGLYEAPTAGGLSCPPQTRFGVAVDCAVSATAPLGTLKYNWTATPSTTLVSGSGQAATITPRRVEAVLVTVSVSLVEDPSQTSAPLTTTIEVTPPELRISIFCPADRVGRRQDLICDADMNGTAGTPQIRWDTGDGVGQTENGGLRLKARWTTLGQKTVSAVASLLEAPGYEATSSVTVEVFGWQKPSMRMTGPLQIVRGSVAAFQGVAALPRGAAPGKLEIQWDVFGQISSGQVLNLKGERVGKLLVKAKAVIVEANGDPDAESDTVQQELTVSPMPKPKLSMRGPRFAVEGFPVTLQAQVKHTGPVTLEWMLPDGSVVSGQPSLTYTPDSSGGVHVVKVRAIPEGSVTEDEIASVTVNYPILSYSFPVFALEKRGDKDPSVPYTVAYKLNGNVRNAPGAIFTYAWDFGDGETATGKKAGMTHVYRAPGTYHVSVTVSDQAGHSQTVTDQLVVEDSKPMKIGLSTMSSNRWFKAPLTVKVRPTITGLKDDKIMKYEWLLNDSIVSLNNVGVAVFREPGDYLLTLRVTSRKGQTGEAQLNVSVVANQPPTCSVSQQPSTFRPKQVRLTAACLDQDGRVKGYRWDLGDGRAIENRAIVVVEYQEPGSYQVVMTATDDDGATAEVTESVIIN; translated from the coding sequence ATGATGTTGTTGCGCACGCTGCGACAGGCCGGTTGTCTCGGCCTGGTCGGCTTGGGGTTGTGTTTGGCGGTCGGTCTCTCGTCAGATGCCTGGGCCGATACGGTCAATGCTCCGATCACGAGTTGGACCTGGCCGTCTGAGTCCATGGTCTACGATGCTTCAACCGGACGGTTGACACTGGCGTTTTCTCAGGAGCCGACGCGGCAGACGGACCTGCTGCCGGACACGCTGAGCGATGCTGCTCTCGTCGCCTCTCCTGGCGGTCAAACCGTGTGGCGACTCATGAACATGACGGGTCGGGTCGTGAGTTCCGCCAGTGCGACCGCCGACTTCGGCGGAGCGGGCTGCCGCGGGGGCTATTGGCAGCGAGCCGTCGTGGCGATGGATGGCCGGATCTGGATCCCATGCGACTCTCGGGTCATGTTCGGCACGGTGGACGGGCAGGTTCAGCAAGTCTCGTTGCCTGACCTTGGCTACGCTCCGTTCTTTGGGTTCGTGTACACCCAAAACCAGTTTCTCTATGGGCTCACTCGTGGACCCGTTCCGGGCTGTTCCGACGTCAAAGCCCTCTGTTTGACGACGATCGATACGTCGAACAACGGGTTCGCCCTGAGCAAGTGGAATGAGGCCTATCTTCCGAATACGTTCGGCGACAGCACGATCTCCGGTTACGACGTCTCGCGCGCCTACTTCCTTTCTCCTGGTTCAGGGTTCGTCCAAGTATATTTGAACGGTCCGAACCGCCACGCATGGCTCCGCTATGCGTCGAGCAACCCCGCGCCGTGGGCGCCGTGGAATCCGGATTTCAATCCCGTGTCCGAGGTGCCCCGTTCCATCTTTCTCGTCGGGGCCTATCCGTGGGTGGTGACGGATACCGCCATCCACATCATGGACCCTGGCGGGGTCTCAAGTCTGAAGACGCTTGCCCTGCCGACCGGCGTCTCGGTCCAAACCGCGGGACTGGCCCGGAATAATGTCGTATGGGTGGCCGCGTCCAGCGGCGAACTCTTGCTCTATTCGGCATCGGATGGGCAGGAACGCCTGCTTGGCCGATCCAATGTCCTGTCCGTCGGCAACCAAGTCTCCAGCATCACCCCGGCGCCAGGGGATGATGCCGCGGTCCTGGTCGCGCCTGCCACGTGCGCGTCCGGCAGCGGCCGGTGCGTCGCCAACATGACCGCCGCCTCACGCTATGCGAGCAAAGGCGTGGCCGCGATCTCTCCGGTTTACACGGGACCAACCATTTATAAAGTCCTGAGCCGGCTGTCTCCGGTGGCCTATCAAGCGGCTGGAACCGATGTCCGTTGGGCGCTGAGCTTCGACCGTGGTGTCACGTGGCGCGTGTACCAAAACGGCGGCTGGCAACAGCTGCCCTCGATGACCGCCGTTGAGACGGCCGGGATGTCCACCCAGACCCTCTCGGAGCTCACCCGTACGTCACTCGGCCAATTTGCGGATCGCCCGTTCCAGGCAGCCGTCGCCCTCCTCGCGAGTCCCGATCAGTCGGCCGCGCCTCAACTGGCGTCATTGAGCGCAGAGTTCGGCTTGTATGAGGCGCCGACGGCAGGAGGGCTGTCCTGTCCGCCGCAGACCCGGTTTGGGGTCGCAGTGGATTGTGCGGTCTCGGCCACTGCGCCGTTGGGTACCCTGAAATACAACTGGACGGCTACTCCGAGCACCACGCTGGTGTCCGGGAGCGGCCAGGCGGCGACGATTACGCCCCGACGAGTCGAGGCCGTCCTCGTGACGGTCTCCGTCTCCTTGGTCGAGGATCCGAGCCAGACGTCGGCGCCGCTGACGACCACGATCGAGGTGACGCCCCCGGAGCTACGCATCTCGATTTTCTGCCCGGCCGATCGAGTGGGGCGTCGGCAGGATCTCATCTGTGATGCCGACATGAATGGCACTGCCGGGACTCCGCAGATCCGTTGGGATACCGGCGACGGGGTGGGGCAAACCGAGAACGGAGGGCTACGTCTGAAGGCCAGATGGACGACGCTCGGCCAGAAGACCGTCAGTGCCGTCGCGTCGTTGCTGGAGGCGCCCGGCTATGAGGCCACCTCTTCCGTCACGGTCGAGGTGTTTGGCTGGCAGAAACCCAGCATGAGGATGACCGGACCACTCCAGATCGTCCGCGGCTCCGTGGCGGCGTTCCAAGGCGTGGCGGCATTGCCGAGAGGGGCAGCCCCCGGCAAGCTCGAGATTCAGTGGGATGTCTTTGGGCAGATCAGTTCCGGCCAAGTCCTGAATCTGAAAGGTGAGCGGGTCGGCAAGCTGCTGGTCAAGGCCAAAGCCGTGATCGTCGAGGCGAACGGAGATCCGGATGCGGAATCCGACACCGTCCAGCAGGAACTTACGGTGTCGCCCATGCCGAAACCCAAGCTGTCCATGCGCGGGCCCCGTTTTGCCGTGGAGGGGTTCCCGGTCACCTTGCAAGCCCAGGTGAAGCATACGGGGCCGGTGACGCTCGAATGGATGTTGCCGGATGGTTCCGTCGTCTCCGGGCAACCCAGCCTCACCTATACGCCCGACAGCAGCGGGGGAGTACATGTCGTCAAAGTGCGGGCGATTCCGGAGGGGAGCGTGACGGAGGATGAAATCGCCTCGGTGACAGTGAACTACCCCATCCTGAGCTACTCGTTTCCTGTCTTCGCCTTGGAAAAGCGTGGTGACAAAGATCCGTCCGTGCCCTACACCGTGGCCTATAAGTTGAACGGGAATGTCAGGAACGCGCCAGGTGCTATTTTCACCTATGCGTGGGACTTTGGAGATGGTGAAACCGCAACCGGCAAAAAAGCCGGCATGACCCATGTCTATCGGGCCCCGGGGACCTATCACGTCTCGGTGACCGTCTCCGATCAAGCTGGCCATAGCCAGACCGTGACGGATCAACTCGTCGTCGAAGATTCGAAACCGATGAAGATCGGCCTCAGTACAATGTCGTCGAATCGGTGGTTCAAGGCCCCGCTGACCGTGAAGGTGCGTCCGACGATTACGGGACTGAAAGATGACAAGATCATGAAGTATGAATGGCTCCTGAATGACTCGATTGTGAGCCTGAATAACGTCGGCGTGGCCGTATTCCGTGAGCCAGGGGATTATTTGCTGACCCTGCGGGTGACGTCACGGAAAGGGCAAACCGGCGAGGCGCAGCTCAATGTGTCCGTCGTTGCAAACCAGCCGCCGACCTGTTCGGTCAGTCAGCAACCCAGCACGTTCAGGCCGAAACAAGTCAGGCTGACAGCCGCCTGTCTTGACCAGGATGGGAGGGTCAAGGGGTATCGCTGGGATCTCGGCGACGGACGGGCGATTGAGAATCGGGCCATCGTCGTCGTGGAGTACCAGGAACCTGGGAGCTACCAGGTGGTCATGACGGCAACCGACGACGATGGCGCCACCGCCGAAGTGACGGAATCGGTGATCATCAATTAG
- the traV gene encoding type IV conjugative transfer system lipoprotein TraV, with product MANQSVRHIVIIAAIGLLLNGCSYGQSFSCKGYPEGVRCQDVMTVYENRQAIDKMVQSGDEPGGWGLDGTSSGATSVGMPPPPTIESAPGAPLGQPAITPPKVARVWIAPWRDEKNRLHEASVVYMMVEESDWVYGQRPRQATPSRGRGSIVPTVSALIERPGQHRNAEGVDPAGTDPLGRPGRERMVQPPRPPMMMPTLPNTRMPSGVPMVPMVPMGSPDTAVGEIMGEGMGSDPLLQ from the coding sequence ATGGCGAATCAGTCCGTGCGGCATATCGTGATCATCGCGGCGATCGGGCTTCTGCTAAACGGCTGCTCGTACGGGCAGTCGTTCAGCTGTAAGGGCTATCCCGAAGGGGTCCGTTGCCAAGATGTGATGACCGTATACGAGAATCGGCAGGCGATCGACAAGATGGTCCAGTCCGGCGACGAACCTGGAGGATGGGGACTCGACGGAACCTCTTCAGGAGCAACGTCCGTCGGGATGCCTCCACCTCCGACCATCGAGTCGGCTCCAGGTGCGCCATTGGGTCAGCCGGCCATCACGCCTCCGAAGGTCGCGCGCGTCTGGATTGCCCCGTGGCGGGATGAGAAAAATCGGCTCCATGAGGCGTCGGTCGTCTACATGATGGTCGAAGAGAGCGATTGGGTGTACGGGCAGCGTCCTCGCCAGGCCACGCCATCCCGCGGACGCGGCAGTATCGTCCCGACCGTCTCCGCGCTCATTGAGCGCCCCGGGCAACACCGGAACGCCGAGGGCGTGGATCCGGCCGGGACGGATCCATTGGGACGGCCTGGACGCGAGCGGATGGTCCAGCCGCCTCGCCCTCCGATGATGATGCCCACTCTCCCGAACACGCGGATGCCGTCCGGCGTGCCGATGGTCCCGATGGTGCCGATGGGGTCTCCGGATACGGCGGTCGGCGAGATCATGGGCGAAGGCATGGGCAGTGACCCCCTGTTGCAGTAA
- the traC gene encoding type IV secretion system protein TraC — MAVPIYQTNKILQRYPLSEYLPYQAYDPVHNLFIQADGRCGVVLSSEPLTGFNDQVLAKFTNLFELDLPAGSTIQFAIHGSPAIRPWLDDYVKLREQASPVLAKLADRTRDFFFERRARLLPTSGLPLRDVTCYISVTIPLAGMQPHGLKLEAIAEKCSGIEQLLKSCGFSVQRLEPSTLLHLLHGLMNPAHAWNELPEHAYDPLRSLSDQAVRYDTVTRLTPKYLEMDGLYVKSLSIQQFPERWHGSMNRELIGSLHRIFDQVTVPFWISLNTLRLDPSTTQGEIRKKHLLITNQSYSGLLNVVPQLKRKKEHYDAMVSAMADGRAPIGAYFHILLWNKTPEEAEKNTQGLSALYRSLDWLVQEDHYIGLPMFLFSLPMGLPNDVTMLRDKLRRMKTLHTGVVPHLAPVVSDWKGIGRPVVLLVSRCGQLMNFDPFMNPSGNYNICVAAKSGSGKSFFTNEMIRGYLGLNARIWMIDAGRSYVKLCEQVGGQYIEFGKRHHEFCLNPLSSVVERDADEMAMLKAIFAQMASPSRALTDLEMSWIEEALNQVLDESGQQGTPTDVSNVLLNKSDQRQRDLGQMLYPYTIHGQYGRLFNRADMTPEDDRDLRFDNPFVVLELDGLDTMLEVRSVILLQLLFAIQGAMYGGQKDQPKICAMDEAWDLLSQGGNTATFFEKSVRRVRKYGGAIMTITQGINDYYDKMGQTGAALIENSDFLVLLQQKPESVESIKERKRLVFSEYEFKLLNSLHMINKEYSELYLYTPIGRSIARLCVDRYTQLYYTTKPDELARIAAFTGSGLSTEDAIVKILEEERAQAAPGPQSPMAASS; from the coding sequence ATGGCCGTGCCCATTTACCAGACAAACAAGATTCTCCAGCGGTACCCGCTCAGCGAGTATTTGCCCTATCAGGCCTACGATCCAGTCCACAATCTGTTCATTCAGGCTGACGGCCGATGCGGGGTGGTCCTGTCCTCGGAACCGCTGACCGGGTTTAACGATCAGGTCCTGGCGAAGTTCACCAACCTCTTCGAGCTCGACCTTCCAGCCGGCTCGACCATCCAGTTCGCGATTCACGGGTCACCCGCCATCAGACCGTGGCTGGATGACTACGTCAAGCTACGGGAACAGGCGAGTCCCGTGCTCGCGAAGCTGGCCGACCGAACACGGGACTTTTTCTTCGAACGCCGGGCCCGGCTCCTGCCAACCTCAGGGCTCCCCCTCCGGGATGTGACCTGCTACATCAGCGTGACGATCCCGCTCGCCGGGATGCAGCCGCACGGCCTCAAACTCGAGGCCATCGCGGAAAAATGCTCCGGGATCGAGCAGCTCCTCAAGAGCTGCGGATTCAGCGTACAGCGTTTGGAACCTTCCACGTTGTTGCATCTCTTGCACGGGCTCATGAATCCCGCCCATGCCTGGAATGAATTGCCCGAACACGCCTACGATCCGCTTCGGTCCCTATCCGATCAGGCGGTTCGCTATGATACCGTCACCCGGCTGACTCCCAAATACTTGGAAATGGACGGCCTATATGTCAAAAGCCTCTCCATTCAGCAATTTCCGGAACGCTGGCATGGCAGCATGAACCGGGAATTGATCGGCAGTCTCCATCGTATCTTTGACCAGGTCACGGTTCCCTTCTGGATCTCCCTCAATACGCTACGGTTGGATCCATCAACGACCCAGGGCGAGATACGGAAAAAACATCTCTTGATCACCAATCAGTCGTACAGCGGCCTGCTCAATGTCGTGCCGCAGCTCAAGCGGAAGAAGGAGCATTACGACGCGATGGTGAGCGCCATGGCGGACGGACGAGCCCCGATCGGCGCCTATTTCCATATCCTGCTGTGGAACAAGACGCCAGAAGAAGCCGAGAAGAACACGCAGGGCCTGAGCGCGCTGTACCGGAGTCTGGACTGGCTCGTCCAGGAGGACCACTACATCGGCCTCCCGATGTTCCTGTTCTCACTCCCCATGGGGCTCCCCAACGACGTCACCATGCTCCGAGACAAGCTCCGGCGCATGAAAACCCTTCATACCGGGGTGGTCCCGCATCTGGCTCCGGTGGTCAGCGACTGGAAGGGGATCGGCCGGCCGGTCGTGCTCCTCGTGTCCCGGTGCGGGCAACTGATGAACTTCGACCCGTTCATGAATCCGAGCGGGAACTACAACATCTGCGTGGCGGCCAAATCCGGGTCCGGGAAATCGTTCTTTACGAACGAAATGATCCGCGGCTACTTGGGCCTGAACGCCCGCATCTGGATGATCGACGCGGGGCGAAGTTACGTCAAGCTCTGCGAACAAGTCGGCGGACAGTACATCGAGTTCGGGAAGCGGCACCATGAATTCTGCCTGAACCCGTTGAGCTCGGTCGTCGAGCGCGATGCGGACGAAATGGCGATGCTGAAAGCCATCTTCGCCCAGATGGCGTCCCCCTCGCGGGCCTTGACCGATCTCGAAATGTCCTGGATAGAGGAAGCCCTCAATCAGGTGCTTGACGAGTCGGGGCAGCAGGGGACGCCGACCGACGTCTCCAACGTACTGCTCAACAAAAGCGACCAGCGCCAGCGCGATCTCGGCCAGATGCTCTACCCGTACACGATACACGGCCAATACGGGCGGTTGTTCAACCGGGCCGACATGACGCCGGAAGACGATCGCGATCTCAGGTTCGACAATCCCTTCGTCGTGCTGGAATTGGACGGCTTGGACACCATGCTTGAAGTCCGAAGCGTGATTCTCCTGCAATTACTGTTTGCGATCCAGGGGGCCATGTACGGCGGGCAGAAGGACCAGCCGAAGATCTGCGCGATGGACGAGGCCTGGGATTTGTTGAGTCAAGGCGGCAATACCGCGACGTTCTTCGAGAAATCCGTGCGCCGGGTCCGGAAGTACGGCGGCGCCATCATGACGATCACGCAGGGCATCAACGACTACTACGACAAGATGGGACAGACCGGCGCCGCGCTGATTGAAAACTCCGACTTTCTGGTCCTGTTGCAACAAAAGCCGGAAAGCGTCGAGTCCATCAAAGAACGGAAGCGCCTGGTGTTTTCCGAGTACGAATTCAAACTGCTCAACAGTTTGCACATGATCAACAAGGAGTATTCGGAACTGTATCTCTACACGCCGATCGGCCGCTCGATTGCCCGGTTATGCGTCGATCGGTACACGCAGCTCTACTACACCACCAAGCCGGACGAGCTGGCGCGGATCGCCGCGTTTACCGGCAGCGGACTCTCCACTGAGGATGCGATCGTGAAGATCCTGGAGGAGGAGCGCGCGCAGGCCGCCCCTGGCCCTCAGTCGCCCATGGCCGCGTCCAGCTGA
- a CDS encoding S26 family signal peptidase — MAWWRSPALRWPVLAVTTLLWIMILASPWVGLAIRSDESWPHHRLFLIVKARSPARGEFAAFSMTAELAARVQPPRDRPYARVGALWMKRVVGIEGDRITLLPMNGGQTMILINGQRTGVALSHDRTGQPIQVAALPAVIPPGYVYVSLDHPRSFDSRYFGLVPMAAILGTAKTVL, encoded by the coding sequence ATGGCTTGGTGGCGGTCGCCCGCCTTGCGGTGGCCGGTTCTAGCCGTGACCACGCTGCTGTGGATCATGATTCTGGCCTCCCCTTGGGTGGGACTCGCGATCCGGTCGGATGAGAGCTGGCCGCATCATCGCCTGTTTCTGATCGTCAAGGCACGGTCCCCGGCCCGAGGGGAGTTCGCCGCGTTTTCGATGACCGCCGAGCTGGCCGCGCGCGTCCAGCCGCCGCGCGACAGGCCCTATGCGCGGGTTGGCGCACTCTGGATGAAGCGGGTCGTCGGAATCGAAGGGGACCGGATCACGCTCCTCCCGATGAATGGCGGCCAGACCATGATTCTGATCAATGGTCAACGGACGGGGGTTGCGCTCTCTCATGATCGGACCGGGCAGCCTATCCAAGTCGCGGCACTCCCCGCCGTCATCCCGCCGGGCTATGTGTACGTCTCCCTCGATCACCCCCGTTCGTTTGATAGCCGTTATTTCGGCCTCGTCCCCATGGCCGCGATTCTCGGAACCGCGAAGACCGTGTTGTAA
- a CDS encoding TrbC family F-type conjugative pilus assembly protein codes for MVLAQGVLGRGLAGAVTALVLLGVSGAHADDPYRQAAQAIADAGSQTVRSAFAAGPSEHRVPDGWYLVLSWSVPDPLRRELIAGARRLGATVVVNGLVGSSLNETIAAFRALATPEQAVPIVIDPIRIREWHVETSPTLVLKRDHRYLALSGGEPVDGLLRALALVNRNVRPTSEWLLRHPAPWWDPDRKDPRPLLPEVTASANHRGTRPGWPLVERPLDQALKERIRQVNWKSLTAAAQARLAERIAEGPGLTLPAATKARTRLVDPSARLTKDFSVNGTTLFKTGASMNPLADQNLRFRYLFIDGTDPRQVQLARKLAGAMSDEPPLRVVLLRGNWRQVAHQIKVKHVYWAQAPMLSRWQVERAPSLVTQRGVVLQVEEFPLGPAK; via the coding sequence ATGGTGTTGGCGCAAGGAGTCCTTGGCCGCGGTCTGGCCGGAGCCGTCACGGCGCTGGTTCTGCTCGGAGTGTCTGGAGCCCACGCGGATGATCCCTACCGGCAAGCGGCTCAAGCCATCGCGGACGCCGGCTCCCAAACGGTGCGCTCGGCCTTTGCAGCCGGACCGTCGGAACACCGCGTCCCGGATGGGTGGTACCTCGTGCTGTCCTGGTCCGTGCCCGATCCGCTCCGTCGTGAACTCATTGCGGGGGCCCGGCGTCTGGGGGCGACCGTCGTGGTCAACGGCCTTGTGGGCTCCTCGCTCAACGAGACGATCGCAGCCTTCCGTGCCCTCGCGACCCCAGAGCAGGCCGTCCCGATCGTGATTGACCCCATCCGAATCCGGGAATGGCACGTGGAGACGTCCCCGACGCTGGTCCTGAAACGTGACCATCGCTACCTCGCCCTCTCGGGAGGCGAGCCGGTCGATGGTCTGCTTCGAGCCTTGGCTTTGGTGAATCGGAACGTCCGTCCGACAAGCGAATGGCTCCTCCGGCATCCGGCGCCGTGGTGGGACCCGGACCGGAAGGATCCGCGCCCACTCCTTCCGGAGGTAACGGCATCCGCGAACCATCGCGGAACCCGCCCGGGGTGGCCCCTTGTGGAGCGGCCCCTGGATCAGGCGCTGAAGGAACGCATTCGTCAGGTCAACTGGAAGTCGCTCACCGCGGCCGCTCAGGCGCGGCTGGCCGAACGGATCGCGGAGGGCCCTGGCTTGACGTTACCCGCCGCCACCAAGGCGCGAACGCGGCTGGTCGATCCTTCGGCCCGATTGACCAAGGACTTCTCCGTCAACGGGACCACCTTGTTCAAAACCGGGGCGTCCATGAATCCTCTAGCCGATCAGAATCTACGATTCCGGTACTTGTTTATCGACGGGACTGATCCGCGACAGGTCCAACTGGCCCGGAAGTTGGCCGGCGCCATGTCGGACGAGCCGCCTCTGCGCGTGGTGCTTCTCCGCGGGAACTGGCGTCAGGTTGCCCATCAGATCAAGGTCAAACACGTGTATTGGGCCCAAGCGCCGATGCTATCGCGGTGGCAGGTCGAACGTGCGCCCAGTCTCGTCACGCAACGCGGCGTGGTGTTACAGGTCGAAGAATTCCCGCTCGGACCCGCAAAGTAG
- a CDS encoding DsbC family protein encodes MVSIRLRLMLGMALLVGCAGLLESPEFGWAGEREAPILVAPGSSPTPQPTDPAQATLLQRLQAVMPEVAVDWIKPGPIPGLYTMKAGRSIVYMDASGRYLFAGGIFDLQAQVNLTALVQGQEAVAQLWGGPLADLAIPLGEADRPDKEIAVFDDVDCPYCKRLHPEIDKLVQAGWRVWVLLYPVQKLHPHAYSKSVGIWCAEDRPDALRRVWSGERAGEKNCAHPLDRIQALAQQVGVAGTPTMVLKSGIVIQGYHNAESIVSMSRPQSAAVAEKP; translated from the coding sequence ATGGTCTCGATTCGCCTCAGACTCATGCTCGGCATGGCGCTCCTAGTCGGCTGTGCCGGATTGCTGGAAAGTCCCGAGTTCGGTTGGGCCGGTGAGCGTGAGGCTCCCATCCTTGTCGCGCCGGGGTCGTCCCCGACTCCCCAACCGACTGATCCTGCTCAGGCGACGCTGCTACAGCGTCTGCAGGCGGTCATGCCGGAGGTCGCCGTCGATTGGATCAAGCCCGGCCCAATTCCCGGCCTCTATACGATGAAGGCCGGCCGCTCGATCGTCTACATGGATGCCTCGGGGCGGTATCTGTTTGCAGGCGGGATCTTTGACCTGCAGGCGCAGGTGAATCTCACCGCCTTGGTCCAGGGACAAGAAGCGGTGGCGCAACTGTGGGGGGGGCCGTTGGCGGATCTCGCGATCCCGCTCGGGGAGGCGGATCGTCCGGACAAAGAGATCGCCGTGTTCGATGACGTCGATTGTCCGTATTGCAAGCGCCTGCATCCGGAGATCGACAAGCTGGTCCAGGCAGGCTGGCGCGTCTGGGTGCTGCTCTATCCCGTGCAGAAACTCCATCCGCATGCCTATTCGAAGTCCGTGGGGATCTGGTGCGCCGAGGACCGCCCTGACGCGCTCCGTCGTGTCTGGTCCGGAGAGCGTGCAGGGGAGAAGAATTGCGCCCATCCCCTGGATCGCATCCAAGCCCTGGCACAGCAGGTCGGGGTGGCCGGGACCCCCACGATGGTGCTCAAGAGCGGCATCGTGATCCAGGGCTATCACAATGCCGAGTCCATCGTCTCGATGAGCCGGCCCCAGTCGGCTGCCGTCGCGGAGAAACCGTAG